The Erythrobacter litoralis HTCC2594 nucleotide sequence CCAAGTCGCATTGCGGCCCTGTCGCCGACGCCCTCAAACAGCGCGCGATCCCCTTCATCCTCCACACCGGCGACCTCGACCGTCACGGGGAGCTTTTGCGCAAGATCGACGCCCCGGTGATGGCGAAACCCGCGGACACGAGCGACGTGGCAAAACGCGCCCTCGAAATGTGCGGAGGGGACAAGGAACCGGCCTGAGCGGGCGATAATGGCTCCCTGGCTGCATTTGGCCCCGAGAGAGACGCCCATTTCCTACACCCAACCGGCTTGCTAAGCCGACCGCGCTCTTTGATCCTGTAAAGCGTTTCACCCGGCCCCGCCCCCAGCGGGGCTTTCGTATTCCGGCGCAAACTTTCGGAAAATCCGCCCGCACATACGGGCAAACCTGGTAAACTTGCAAAAAACGCAAACGGACCTGCGGTCAGGCTTTTGCCGTCTCCGGCGCAGCGTCCACGGCCTTGCGGCCGGCCCATGCCCCGAACGGGCGCGCGACTTCGCCGACGAAACCACGCGAACCGCCGTCGACGCCCGTACGACAATTCAGATAGGGTGCGGGATCGATATAGGTTCCGAATACGCGGTCCCACAGCGTCAGGACACCGCCGTAATTGCTGCCGCAAAGGTCAAGATCGTCGATATGGTGCAGGCGGTGCGCGGCGGGCGAAATGAGCCAGCGACCGACCGGCCCGAGCGTCCACGGCACGTCGGCATGGATGAAATGGCCCCACCAGATCCGCATCAGCGCCACCGCCCCGATAGCCCATACCGGCACGCCCAGCAGCAGCAAAGGCGCGGTGTCGACGACGAGCGCCAGCACATAGGCCAGCGGGTGCTTGCGTAAAAGCGCCAGCCACGTCATCGCTTCGTCGGAATGGTGGACAGCATGCATGGGCCATAGGACCGGAGAATGCTCGATACGGTGGCGCCAGTAGATCACCAGCTCGCTCAGGAGCAAAGTCACCGCCAGCACGAAAACGGGATTGGCATCGGCCCAGAATACCAAAAGCCTATTGCTAACGGCCAGCGTATCCGCCCACCAGGCCGCAGCGCCGGCAAGGAAACTGGCGAGCAATACGTAGTTCAGGACAACGAGCGCCAGGTTGGTCTCGGTTTCCCGCCGCGAATTCCTGAAGGCCGCCAAGATCCCGCTGCGCTTGGTCGCCAGCGCCAGCAGGCCGAACATGGCCGCCAGCGGGACGAGCTTCAGGCACAGGGCAAGTGCGGTCTGGGCAAGCGCTTCCATGCCAGCGCTTGTGCCCGAAACAGCCTCAAGAAGTGGTTAAGATTTCGCCGCGCTCACTTGGTGGCGGAAACGCCGAGAAAGCCGGGTTGCGGGCCGTTCCACTCGCCTGCCGGAACCGCATCGTCCCGGTCTTCGCGAGGCGGCTTGCGACCGGTCGAACGCTTGGGCCGTTCCTCGCTCTCGTCACGCCGCTTGCGCGGCTTGCGCGCCGGCTTTTCCTCGTCCTCTTCGCGTGACTGGCGCTCGCGCTTGGGCTTCGGCTTCTGCTCGTCGCCCTTGGACGGATCCTTGAGCTCGACCCGGACATCGTCCTTGCCGAAGACCTTGATCTTGTTTTCCGTCAGCTTCTCGACATTGTCGATCGCCTCGGCGTCTTCCGGCGCGACAAAAGTGAAGGCACGCCCCTTCGCACCTGCCCTGCCGGTGCGGCCGATACGATGGACATAATCATCGGGATGCCACGGTGTGTCGAAATTGAACACGTGGCTGACACCCTTGATGTCGAGGCCCCGCGCAGCGACGTCGCTGGCGACGAGGATGTTGATCTCGCCGTCCTTGAAGCGCTGCAGCTCTGCATTCCGCTGGTTCTGGTCGATGTCGCCGTGGATCTCGCCGCTTTTGAAACCGCGCCGCTGCAGGCTCTTGTTGAGTTCGCGCACGGTCGTCTTGCGGTTGGCAAAAACGATCGCGGTTTCGACATGATCGTTTTCTAGCAGCCATTCGAGCGTCTCGCGTTTCTGGCGTTGGCCGACGTTCACGCGAAAAGCGGTGATGTCCTTGTTGGTTGTCGCCGCACGGGTCGTCTCGATCCGCTTGGGGTTCGACATGAACTGCTTGGAGAGCTTCTCGATCGGCGGCGGCATGGTCGCCGAGAACAGCATGGTCTGGCGCTGTTCGGGCAGCTTGGAGCAAATGAATTCGATATCGGGAATGAAGCCCATATCGAGCATGCGGTCCGCTTCGTCGATGACGAGCAGTTCGCAACCGTTGAGCAGGATCTTGCCGCGCTCGAACAGGTCCATCAACCGGCCTGGGGTCGCGATCAAGACATCGACGCCTTCATTGAGCGCCTTGATCTGGTCTCCCATCTGCACGCCGCCGATCAGCAGCGCCATCTTGAGATCGTGGTTTTCGCCATATTTTTCGAAATTTTCCGCGACTTGCGCAGCCAGCTCTCTGGTGGGCTCGAGGATCAGTGATCGCGGCATAAGCGCGCGGCGCCGGCCGGCCGCCATGATATCGATCATTGGCAGCACAAAGCTTGCGGTCTTGCCCGTTCCGGTTTGCGCGATACCGATGATGTCCTTCATCATCAGCACGGGCGGGATCGCTTGCTCCTGGATCGGGGTAGGCTCGGTATAGCCGGCCTTCTCGACCGATTTGAGCAATTCAGGGGAGAGGCCGAGATCGGCGAATTTCATTCAGATGTCCGGAATAATAAGCGCCTGTTGCCAAGCGGAATTGCGAGGGTGTTGCAGTGCAACACGTCTGCCCGCGAGCCTCTCGCCAAAAGCGCGTGAAAAGTCAAGAAATCGCTGGGCCGAGCGGCGCTTTGCATCGGCCCTAGTTGCGGGTCAGCACCAATCTGCGCAATTGGGACAGTTCGCACTTGGCACCGGTGCGCGACTGCAATTGGTCGCGGTCGATGCAAAGCTGCCCGTCCTTGCTCGGCTCGACATAGAACCCAGAGTAAAAATCGCGAGCGCTGCAGGCCTTTTCCAGTTGCGCGCTGATTATCCGCCGATCGCGCAGAAACAGGATCAGCTTGCTCGGCCCGCCGGTTTGCACCGCTGCAACGCTCTGGAGTGGTACGCACTTGCCCATCTTCTGCTCGGCAAAGCGATCGGGAAAATTGCGCGGCAGATCGGGAATGGCCGGGTTGCGGGGACGTGCCGGAGTGATGCGAACCACGATACGCTGCTCGATCCGCGCCTGCTGCGGATAAGGCCGCGACTGGAGCTCCTCAAACGCACGCCAGCGTTCCTGCTCGCCGCTTGACAGCGTGCTGACAAGGGGCTCAGCATCCGGCCCATAGCCCGCGCCAACCTGCTCTGCGGGCGGTGTCCCCGTCAGCAGCAGCACCATGGGCGCTAGGATGGCAGGCCAACTTGGCATGGCGTGGAAATTCGTCCTCCTCGGGCACCGGTCGCTAGAAATGCGCCCCCAACGGTCCGCGCTGCAATAGCGGGGCCAATTGAATGCTGGCTTAATCCCGATCTCGCAAACCGCAAGGAAGCGCACAAATACTGGCATTGCAGCCCTTCCCTGTGGCAGAGACGACACTGTATGGCCGATATGCAGACTTTCTTCGCACGCGCAGCCGCTATGCTCGGCCCCAAGGGCTTCACGCAGGATCCGGACGTGATCGAGCCGTGGCTGACGGACTGGCGCGGGCGCTACACCGGACGAGCCTTGGCCCTCGCCTCGCCCGGCTCGACACGGGACGTCGCGAAACTGGTTCAGCTTTGCGGGGAATTCGGAGTTCCGATCGTTCCCCAGGGCGGCAATACCGGCATGTGCGGGGGAGCAACGCCGGATGACACGGGGTCCGCCATCCTGCTCTCGCTGCGCCGGATGGACGCGATCCGGTCGCTCGATCCCGATGCCCGGCAGGTCGTGTGCGAAGCCGGGGTAATTCTGCAGACGCTCCATGAAGCGGCGGCGGCGGAAGGGCTGCGCTTCCCCCTCACACTGGGCGGCAAGGGCTCGGCAACGATCGGCGGCTTGATCTCCACCAATGCCGGGGGCACGCAGGTTTTGCGACACGGTACGATGCGGGCTCAGGTGCTGGGTATCGAAGCGGTCATGCCCGATGGCAACGTGTTTGAGGGCTTGGTGCCCCTCAAGAAGGACAATCGCGGTTTCGACCTCAAGCAATTGCTGATCGGGTCCGAGGGGACGCTGGGCATTATTACTGCCGCTAGCCTGCAATTGCAGCCCGCGATCGGCGGACGACGGGTGCTCTGGATCGGGCTGAAAAGCATCCAGCAAGCGCGGCAATTGTTGCTTCATGCGCAGTCTTCGGTCGGCGACGCGCTCGAGGGTTTCGAGGTCGTGCCGCGCCACAGCCTTGAGGCAGTCCTGGATTATTTACCTGAAGCGCGCGATCCGCTGCAGAATTCCCATCCATGGTATGCGCTGGTCGAACTGGTGGCGACCGCCGGCATGGGAGACGCGCTCGATGCGCGGGCCGAGGGGTTGCTCGAGGGCGCTTATCACGATGGGCTCCTCGAAGATGCCACCATCGCCGCAAATGAAACTCAGGCGGAGGAACTATGGCTTTTGCGCGACTCGATCGCCCCTGCCGAGCGGGCGATCGGCCCGGCCATGCAGCACGACATTTCCGTGCCCGTCGCGAAAATGGCCGATTTCGTCGAGCTGGTCTCGCCCGAGATGGAACGACGCTTCCCGGGGACCAGAGCTGTCGCTTTCGGTCACCTCGGTGATGGCAATGTGCATTTTCACATTCTTGCGCCCGACAACGCCATCCGCGGCGAATGGGAAGAAAACGAGGGCAAGGCGATCAGCGCAGTCGTCCACGATCTCGTCACCGAATGGGGTGGTTCGATAAGCGCAGAGCATGGGATCGGCCAGATGAAGCGCGACGAGTTGGCTCGTCTGGGCCATCCCGCAAGCCTCGCGATGATGCGCAGCGTCAAGCAGGCGCTCGACCCGCAAGGACTGTTCAATCCCGGCAAGCTCGTTCCCCTTGCGCGCGAGAGCACAAGCCCCTAAAGCGCTCGCCCATCACGCGCGGTGGCGGAGGGTCGCTGCTCGCGAGACCAGCCTCACGTTTTCGGAGATTATCCATGGCCAGCGCGCCGCAGCCCAGCCTGCCCCTTTTCTATAACGACCTGATGCCGCTCAACACGCGCGATCACGGCAATTACAAGTCCAAGCCGATGGAAACCGCAAAGTGGCTTGCCAAGCAGCATGCCGTGCCGCTTACCGTCGACGAGTTCGTACAGGCGCAGCGCGATTTTCCGATCGTGTTCAGCTCGGGCGAAAACCCGCTGCCGCTGGCGCTGATGGGCCTCAATGAAGGCGTCAACACCTTCGTCGACGAAGAAGGCAAGGTCAACGACCCGGTCTATCTCCCGGCCTACATCCGTCGCTATCCCTTCCTGCTCGCCAAGCTCAATCAGGACAGCGACGATCTCTCGCTGTGTTTCGACCCGACTGCAGGCACGATCGGTGACTTCGATGAAGGCCAGCCGCTGTTTACCGAAGACGGCGCGACCACCGACACCACCAAAGGCATCCTAGACTTCTGCGAGAAGTTCGAAGAAGCCGGCCTGCGGACCAAGGCATTCGTCGACCAGCTCAAGGAGCACGACCTGCTGATGGACGGCGAGATTTCGATCGA carries:
- a CDS encoding response regulator, producing the protein MPKVLVLEDEPLIAMNLQYAFEDEGAEVVVAATCEQALKSLADNPIDVAVLDVNLGPKSHCGPVADALKQRAIPFILHTGDLDRHGELLRKIDAPVMAKPADTSDVAKRALEMCGGDKEPA
- a CDS encoding sterol desaturase family protein, translating into MEALAQTALALCLKLVPLAAMFGLLALATKRSGILAAFRNSRRETETNLALVVLNYVLLASFLAGAAAWWADTLAVSNRLLVFWADANPVFVLAVTLLLSELVIYWRHRIEHSPVLWPMHAVHHSDEAMTWLALLRKHPLAYVLALVVDTAPLLLLGVPVWAIGAVALMRIWWGHFIHADVPWTLGPVGRWLISPAAHRLHHIDDLDLCGSNYGGVLTLWDRVFGTYIDPAPYLNCRTGVDGGSRGFVGEVARPFGAWAGRKAVDAAPETAKA
- a CDS encoding DEAD/DEAH box helicase — encoded protein: MKFADLGLSPELLKSVEKAGYTEPTPIQEQAIPPVLMMKDIIGIAQTGTGKTASFVLPMIDIMAAGRRRALMPRSLILEPTRELAAQVAENFEKYGENHDLKMALLIGGVQMGDQIKALNEGVDVLIATPGRLMDLFERGKILLNGCELLVIDEADRMLDMGFIPDIEFICSKLPEQRQTMLFSATMPPPIEKLSKQFMSNPKRIETTRAATTNKDITAFRVNVGQRQKRETLEWLLENDHVETAIVFANRKTTVRELNKSLQRRGFKSGEIHGDIDQNQRNAELQRFKDGEINILVASDVAARGLDIKGVSHVFNFDTPWHPDDYVHRIGRTGRAGAKGRAFTFVAPEDAEAIDNVEKLTENKIKVFGKDDVRVELKDPSKGDEQKPKPKRERQSREEDEEKPARKPRKRRDESEERPKRSTGRKPPREDRDDAVPAGEWNGPQPGFLGVSATK
- a CDS encoding FAD-binding oxidoreductase — translated: MADMQTFFARAAAMLGPKGFTQDPDVIEPWLTDWRGRYTGRALALASPGSTRDVAKLVQLCGEFGVPIVPQGGNTGMCGGATPDDTGSAILLSLRRMDAIRSLDPDARQVVCEAGVILQTLHEAAAAEGLRFPLTLGGKGSATIGGLISTNAGGTQVLRHGTMRAQVLGIEAVMPDGNVFEGLVPLKKDNRGFDLKQLLIGSEGTLGIITAASLQLQPAIGGRRVLWIGLKSIQQARQLLLHAQSSVGDALEGFEVVPRHSLEAVLDYLPEARDPLQNSHPWYALVELVATAGMGDALDARAEGLLEGAYHDGLLEDATIAANETQAEELWLLRDSIAPAERAIGPAMQHDISVPVAKMADFVELVSPEMERRFPGTRAVAFGHLGDGNVHFHILAPDNAIRGEWEENEGKAISAVVHDLVTEWGGSISAEHGIGQMKRDELARLGHPASLAMMRSVKQALDPQGLFNPGKLVPLARESTSP
- a CDS encoding SapC family protein: MASAPQPSLPLFYNDLMPLNTRDHGNYKSKPMETAKWLAKQHAVPLTVDEFVQAQRDFPIVFSSGENPLPLALMGLNEGVNTFVDEEGKVNDPVYLPAYIRRYPFLLAKLNQDSDDLSLCFDPTAGTIGDFDEGQPLFTEDGATTDTTKGILDFCEKFEEAGLRTKAFVDQLKEHDLLMDGEISIERTEFPGKPYVYRGFQMVNQEKLREVAGETLETWNKNGMVALIFAHLFSLDLMRAIFARQVNMGQVPEPVEAAAS